A section of the Prevotella melaninogenica genome encodes:
- a CDS encoding F0F1 ATP synthase subunit gamma → MASLKEIKTRIASVQSTRKITSAMKMVASSKLHHAQNAIESMLPYEAMLEHILKAFLVSTPDTDTPFDEQRPVKRVALLVFSSNSSLCGGFNANVIKLMQQTIDEYRAQGLTDKDIVIYPVGRKVFETAKKRGFTCVYPYPQLADKPNSEECRNLAKELSQKWLDGEFDKVEIIYHHFKSAGSQILQRKNFLPIDLEEELNADSTRDLSSNISSKAAQEYLKRKGQSETQKSNKEAVTPLNDNFIVEPDLHTVLTALVPKLLHHMVFTALLDSNASEHAARMVAMQTATDNADDLLRALNLQYNKSRQAAITSELLDIVGGTVNN, encoded by the coding sequence ATGGCATCCTTAAAGGAAATCAAGACTCGTATCGCCAGTGTTCAGAGTACTCGTAAGATTACGAGTGCGATGAAGATGGTTGCGTCGAGTAAGTTGCACCATGCCCAGAATGCCATCGAGAGTATGCTCCCATACGAGGCTATGCTCGAACACATTCTCAAGGCTTTCCTTGTCTCTACGCCCGATACGGACACTCCGTTCGACGAACAGAGACCAGTGAAACGTGTTGCCTTACTCGTGTTCTCCTCAAACAGTTCTCTCTGTGGTGGATTCAATGCTAATGTCATCAAGCTGATGCAGCAGACGATAGACGAATATCGTGCGCAGGGTTTGACTGACAAGGATATTGTCATTTATCCCGTAGGACGTAAGGTGTTTGAAACAGCTAAGAAGCGTGGATTTACTTGTGTATATCCTTATCCGCAACTTGCTGACAAGCCAAATTCTGAGGAGTGCCGCAATCTCGCTAAAGAGTTAAGTCAGAAATGGCTGGATGGCGAGTTCGACAAGGTGGAGATAATTTATCATCACTTCAAGAGTGCAGGAAGCCAGATTCTCCAGCGTAAGAATTTCCTTCCGATTGACCTTGAGGAAGAACTCAATGCCGACTCTACGCGTGATCTTTCATCAAATATTTCGAGCAAGGCTGCACAGGAATATCTCAAGAGAAAAGGACAGTCTGAAACACAGAAGTCTAATAAAGAGGCTGTTACTCCTCTGAATGATAACTTCATCGTTGAGCCAGACCTGCATACAGTCTTGACAGCATTGGTACCGAAACTGCTGCATCACATGGTCTTTACTGCCCTTTTAGACAGTAATGCCTCTGAGCACGCAGCGCGAATGGTTGCCATGCAGACCGCAACAGATAATGCTGACGATTTGCTTCGTGCGCTTAACTTGCAATATAACAAGTCGCGTCAGGCAGCCATCACATCTGAGTTGCTCGATATTGTAGGTGGTACGGTAAATAATTAA
- the atpA gene encoding F0F1 ATP synthase subunit alpha — MSDKIKPSEVSEILLKELQGINSEEKFDEVGTVLTVSDGVARVYGLRNAEANELLEFENGTMAIVMNLEEDNVGCVLLGPTSGIKEGQSVKRTHRIASIRVNDNFLGRVVNPLGEAIDGKGDIDLTESFEMPLDRKAPGVIYRQPVKEPLQTGLKAVDSMIPIGRGQRELIIGDRQTGKTAIAVDTIINQKSFYEQGNPVYCIYVAIGQKASTVATLVQNLKERGALPYTIIVSATAADPAAMQYYAPFAGAAIGEYFRDRGYSALVIYDDLSKQAVAYREVSLILRRPSGREAYPGDVFYLHSRLLERAARINNQQEIAEKMNDLPECMKGHVKGGGSLTALPIIETQAGDVSAYIPTNVISITDGQIYLESDLFNQGFRPAINVGISVSRVGGSAQVKSMKKVAGTLKIDMAQYRELEAFSKFSSDMDKVTAMTLDRGRKNNQLLIQPQYSPMPVGEQIAILYCGVNGLMRDVPVDQIRQCQDQFLDSMRSSHADVISELASGKLEDASIKVIEEVMGNIAGQYK; from the coding sequence ATGTCAGATAAAATTAAACCAAGTGAGGTGTCTGAGATTCTTTTGAAAGAACTTCAAGGCATCAACTCTGAGGAGAAGTTTGATGAAGTCGGTACCGTACTGACCGTTAGCGACGGTGTGGCACGTGTCTATGGTCTTCGCAATGCTGAAGCCAACGAGTTGCTTGAATTCGAGAATGGCACCATGGCGATTGTCATGAACTTGGAGGAAGACAATGTTGGTTGTGTCCTTCTTGGTCCTACGTCAGGTATCAAGGAGGGACAGAGCGTGAAGCGTACACACCGCATTGCCTCTATCCGTGTCAATGACAACTTCTTGGGACGTGTAGTCAACCCGCTTGGAGAGGCTATCGATGGTAAGGGTGATATCGACCTGACTGAATCTTTTGAGATGCCATTGGACCGTAAGGCTCCGGGTGTTATCTATCGTCAGCCAGTGAAGGAGCCACTCCAGACTGGTCTGAAGGCTGTTGACTCAATGATTCCTATCGGTCGTGGTCAGCGTGAGCTTATCATTGGTGACCGCCAGACAGGTAAGACAGCCATTGCCGTTGATACTATCATCAATCAGAAGAGCTTCTATGAGCAGGGTAATCCTGTTTATTGTATCTATGTTGCTATCGGTCAGAAGGCTTCTACCGTTGCTACATTGGTACAGAACCTCAAGGAGCGTGGCGCATTGCCTTATACGATTATCGTAAGTGCTACAGCGGCTGATCCTGCTGCTATGCAGTATTATGCACCATTTGCTGGTGCTGCTATCGGTGAGTACTTCCGCGATCGTGGTTACTCTGCTCTCGTTATCTATGATGACTTGTCAAAGCAGGCTGTAGCTTATCGTGAGGTTTCATTGATTCTTCGTCGTCCTTCAGGTCGTGAGGCTTATCCTGGTGACGTTTTCTATCTCCACTCTCGTCTGCTTGAGCGTGCTGCACGTATCAACAACCAGCAGGAGATTGCAGAGAAGATGAACGACCTTCCAGAATGTATGAAGGGCCATGTAAAGGGTGGTGGTTCGCTTACAGCGTTGCCTATCATTGAGACACAGGCAGGTGACGTGTCAGCCTACATCCCTACTAACGTGATTTCCATTACCGACGGTCAGATTTATCTTGAGTCAGACCTCTTCAATCAGGGCTTCCGTCCAGCTATTAACGTAGGTATTTCCGTATCTCGTGTGGGTGGTTCTGCGCAGGTTAAGAGTATGAAGAAGGTGGCTGGTACGTTGAAGATTGATATGGCACAGTATCGCGAGTTGGAGGCATTCTCTAAGTTCTCATCAGATATGGACAAGGTCACAGCGATGACCCTCGACCGTGGACGTAAGAACAACCAGTTGCTTATCCAGCCACAGTACAGTCCTATGCCAGTGGGTGAGCAGATTGCTATCCTCTATTGTGGTGTGAACGGACTGATGCGCGACGTACCTGTCGACCAGATTCGCCAGTGTCAGGACCAGTTCCTCGACAGCATGCGCTCTTCTCATGCCGATGTAATCAGCGAGTTAGCTTCTGGTAAGCTCGAAGATGCTTCTATCAAGGTAATCGAAGAAGTCATGGGCAATATTGCCGGACAATACAAATAA
- the atpB gene encoding F0F1 ATP synthase subunit A produces MKYLKHLICMVMMLFLLVPGAAASSSKGGEIDLQEILWGHIKDSYEWHVTSIGDKHIIINLPVFVKTSKGWYTGWAEDFAEEPLEEGPHAGYRPCKNNPDLFIATKGNYERRIVELQEDGTEVRPIDLSITKTVCVLFIDAIILLLCILIPARWCRRHKFTDKAPKGFTGLMHMMIMYVYDEVIKPALGKEADKYAPYLLTCFFFIFISNLMGIIPFPPGGGNLTGNITVTFFLAVCTFLITNFSGTKHYWKEIFWPEVPVWMKVPVPLMPFIEIFGIFTKPFALMVRLFANMMAGHAIALALTCVIFITATMSVVISTSMTIVSVGMSIFMMLLELLVCFIQAMVFTMLSAVFISFARVHESEA; encoded by the coding sequence ATGAAATATCTCAAGCATCTGATTTGTATGGTAATGATGCTCTTCCTGTTAGTGCCTGGTGCTGCTGCATCAAGCAGTAAAGGGGGAGAGATTGACCTGCAGGAGATATTGTGGGGACATATCAAGGACTCATACGAGTGGCATGTTACCAGTATCGGCGATAAGCATATCATCATCAATCTGCCAGTCTTTGTGAAAACATCAAAAGGCTGGTACACGGGTTGGGCTGAAGACTTTGCTGAAGAGCCGTTAGAGGAAGGTCCACACGCAGGCTATCGTCCTTGTAAAAATAACCCAGACCTGTTCATTGCAACGAAGGGAAACTATGAACGTCGTATCGTTGAGTTGCAGGAGGATGGCACGGAAGTGCGTCCTATTGACCTCTCTATAACGAAGACGGTGTGCGTACTCTTCATTGATGCCATCATTCTCTTGCTGTGTATCTTGATTCCAGCACGCTGGTGTCGCCGTCATAAGTTTACGGATAAGGCTCCAAAGGGATTCACGGGATTGATGCACATGATGATTATGTATGTTTATGATGAGGTGATTAAGCCTGCATTAGGCAAGGAGGCAGACAAGTATGCGCCTTATCTGCTGACTTGTTTCTTCTTCATTTTCATCTCTAACCTCATGGGTATCATACCATTCCCACCAGGTGGCGGTAACTTGACAGGTAACATTACGGTAACATTCTTCCTTGCAGTGTGTACGTTCTTGATAACAAACTTCTCTGGAACAAAGCATTATTGGAAGGAAATCTTCTGGCCAGAGGTTCCTGTATGGATGAAGGTTCCGGTGCCATTGATGCCATTCATTGAAATCTTTGGTATCTTCACGAAACCGTTTGCTTTGATGGTCCGTCTCTTTGCTAACATGATGGCAGGTCATGCGATAGCATTGGCTTTGACGTGTGTCATCTTTATTACAGCAACAATGAGTGTTGTTATCAGCACTTCTATGACGATTGTGAGTGTGGGTATGAGTATCTTCATGATGCTCCTCGAATTGCTTGTTTGCTTCATTCAGGCAATGGTATTCACGATGTTGAGTGCGGTGTTCATCTCATTTGCAAGAGTACACGAGTCTGAGGCGTAG
- the pfkA gene encoding 6-phosphofructokinase, with amino-acid sequence MAKIKTIGILTSGGDAPGMNAAIRAVTRAGIYNGFEIKGIYRGYEGLITGDIKSFTTENVSGIIGQGGTILKTARSKSFATMEGRQQAYDNLVKEGIDALVVIGGNGSLTGAMIFAQEFDICCIGLPGTIDNDLYGTDSTIGYDTTMNTIMECVDRIRDTAQSHERIFFVEVMGRDAGFLAQNSAIASGAEAAIIPEDSTNVDQLGRFMERGIRKSKKSCIVIVSESPKCGAMYYADRVRKEFPDYDVRVSILGHLQRGGRPSARDRILASRTGVGAIEAILQGQRNIMVGVRNNEVVYVPLSEAIRSDKPFDKKLIKVLDELSI; translated from the coding sequence ATGGCTAAAATAAAGACAATTGGAATTCTGACCTCTGGTGGTGACGCCCCAGGAATGAATGCAGCAATACGTGCTGTGACCAGAGCCGGTATCTATAATGGTTTTGAAATCAAGGGTATCTATCGTGGTTATGAAGGATTGATAACAGGTGATATTAAGTCTTTTACCACAGAGAATGTCAGTGGTATTATCGGTCAGGGCGGTACGATTCTCAAGACGGCACGCTCAAAAAGCTTTGCAACGATGGAAGGTCGCCAGCAGGCATACGACAATCTTGTGAAGGAAGGCATTGATGCGTTAGTAGTCATTGGCGGTAATGGTTCGTTGACGGGAGCGATGATCTTTGCACAGGAGTTTGATATTTGTTGCATTGGTCTGCCCGGTACGATTGACAACGACCTTTATGGCACGGATAGTACTATTGGTTATGACACGACGATGAACACTATTATGGAATGTGTTGACCGTATTCGTGATACTGCCCAGAGCCATGAGCGTATCTTCTTCGTGGAGGTGATGGGACGTGATGCTGGTTTCCTTGCACAGAACTCGGCTATTGCCAGCGGTGCTGAGGCTGCTATTATTCCAGAAGACTCTACTAATGTTGACCAGTTGGGCCGTTTCATGGAGCGTGGTATTCGTAAGTCAAAGAAGAGCTGTATCGTTATTGTCTCTGAGAGTCCTAAGTGCGGTGCAATGTATTATGCAGACCGTGTGCGTAAGGAGTTCCCTGACTACGATGTGCGTGTGTCAATTCTTGGGCACTTACAGCGTGGCGGTCGTCCTTCAGCACGTGACCGAATCCTTGCCAGCCGTACAGGTGTTGGTGCTATTGAGGCAATCCTTCAGGGGCAGCGTAACATCATGGTTGGCGTTAGAAACAATGAGGTGGTTTACGTACCATTGTCTGAGGCGATTCGTTCTGATAAGCCTTTCGACAAGAAACTTATTAAGGTTCTCGACGAGTTGAGCATCTAA
- a CDS encoding F0F1 ATP synthase subunit delta, with amino-acid sequence MNTGVISVRYARALLKTACEQGLEDKVYAIMQTLAQSYLQVPELRMTIESPMLPKEKKRKLLEVACGDDCPELVGNFLSLVMKGDREELLQLMANDYVALYRKQKNIIRGKVITASPVSSQTEDKMKALVQSRAQGTVEFNTEVDPSLIGGFILEYDTYRMDASVKSKLNAILTQLKK; translated from the coding sequence ATGAATACAGGTGTAATATCGGTTCGCTATGCTCGTGCGCTGTTGAAGACTGCCTGTGAGCAAGGTCTCGAGGACAAGGTATATGCTATCATGCAAACACTTGCCCAGAGTTACCTTCAGGTGCCCGAACTCCGCATGACGATTGAAAGCCCGATGCTTCCGAAGGAGAAGAAGCGCAAGCTATTGGAAGTAGCCTGTGGTGACGACTGTCCTGAGCTTGTTGGAAACTTCCTTTCCCTTGTTATGAAGGGAGATAGAGAGGAGTTGCTGCAACTTATGGCGAATGACTATGTCGCTCTGTATCGTAAGCAGAAGAACATCATTCGCGGAAAGGTCATCACAGCCTCGCCTGTCTCTTCCCAGACGGAAGACAAGATGAAAGCACTGGTACAGTCCAGAGCGCAGGGAACCGTTGAGTTCAACACTGAGGTTGATCCTTCACTCATTGGCGGCTTTATTCTTGAGTATGACACTTATAGAATGGATGCCAGCGTGAAGAGCAAACTGAACGCTATCCTCACACAATTAAAAAAGTAA
- the atpF gene encoding F0F1 ATP synthase subunit B → MSLLLPDSGLLFWMTLVFLVVFGILWKWGFPSIIKMVNERKEYIDESLAKAEEANLRLANIQKQGEELLMEAREKQAQILREASETRETIVGQAQEKAREESARILSEAKAEIESQKQAAIRDIRSQVAELSVQIAEKILHKELSGSAEQTQLIDSLLDEVASSNGTESK, encoded by the coding sequence ATGTCATTATTATTGCCAGATAGTGGCTTACTCTTTTGGATGACCCTCGTCTTTCTGGTGGTCTTCGGCATCTTGTGGAAGTGGGGTTTCCCATCAATCATCAAGATGGTGAACGAGCGCAAGGAATATATTGACGAGAGTCTTGCAAAGGCAGAGGAAGCCAACTTGAGGCTTGCCAACATTCAGAAACAAGGTGAGGAGCTGCTTATGGAGGCACGTGAGAAACAGGCGCAAATCCTTAGGGAGGCGTCTGAGACACGTGAAACCATAGTCGGTCAGGCACAGGAGAAGGCACGCGAAGAGAGTGCTCGTATCCTTTCTGAAGCCAAGGCAGAGATTGAAAGTCAGAAGCAGGCTGCCATCCGTGACATCCGTTCGCAGGTTGCAGAGCTTTCTGTGCAGATTGCTGAGAAGATTCTGCACAAGGAGTTGTCTGGTTCTGCCGAGCAGACTCAGCTTATCGACAGCTTATTGGATGAAGTTGCTTCTTCTAACGGAACAGAAAGTAAATAA
- a CDS encoding F0F1 ATP synthase subunit epsilon, which yields MLTLRIVSPERIVFTGEVDSVLVPGTVGPFEILDNHAPIISTLSEGKVAYSIKGAKTELQIVGGFVEVKKNLVSLCVEI from the coding sequence ATGTTGACACTTAGAATAGTTTCTCCCGAAAGGATTGTCTTTACAGGCGAGGTGGATAGTGTGTTGGTTCCGGGTACAGTGGGACCGTTTGAGATTCTTGATAATCACGCACCTATCATCTCTACGCTCAGTGAGGGCAAGGTAGCTTATAGCATAAAAGGGGCGAAGACGGAGCTTCAGATCGTTGGCGGATTCGTTGAGGTGAAGAAGAACTTAGTCAGCCTTTGTGTAGAAATCTAA
- the atpE gene encoding ATP synthase F0 subunit C, producing MLTSLLLAAETAKLGAAIGAGIAAVGAGLGIGRIGGQAMDAMARQPEKIGDLRSAMIVAAALVEGVAFFAVIVAALCVF from the coding sequence ATGTTGACATCATTGTTATTAGCAGCAGAAACTGCAAAGTTGGGCGCCGCTATCGGTGCAGGTATCGCAGCCGTAGGCGCAGGTCTTGGTATTGGTCGTATCGGTGGTCAGGCGATGGATGCTATGGCTCGCCAGCCAGAGAAGATTGGTGATCTTCGTTCTGCTATGATCGTTGCTGCCGCTTTGGTTGAGGGTGTTGCCTTCTTCGCGGTTATCGTTGCTGCTCTCTGTGTATTCTAA
- the nrdG gene encoding anaerobic ribonucleoside-triphosphate reductase activating protein, translated as MLRYINTDIVFQEFPDEVTLAINISGCPCRCPGCHSQFLWANRGDELTAEALSALIHGAKDTIAYVGFMGGDGDPAAVDLLAKYVQERHNGLKVGWYTGRTAISPLINQQHFDYIKVGPYLRHLGGLDSPRTNQRMYHRCTDGNFEDITSRFWTHQIGNNL; from the coding sequence ATGCTTCGTTATATCAATACAGATATCGTCTTTCAGGAGTTTCCCGATGAGGTGACACTTGCCATTAATATTTCGGGATGTCCGTGTCGTTGTCCGGGCTGCCATAGTCAGTTCTTGTGGGCAAATAGGGGAGATGAATTGACGGCTGAAGCACTGTCTGCACTGATTCATGGTGCGAAAGATACCATTGCCTATGTGGGTTTTATGGGTGGCGATGGTGACCCAGCGGCAGTCGACCTGCTTGCGAAATATGTCCAAGAACGTCACAACGGTTTGAAGGTTGGTTGGTATACTGGGCGCACGGCAATCTCTCCGCTCATCAATCAACAGCATTTCGACTATATCAAAGTGGGACCCTACCTCCGCCATCTTGGTGGACTTGATTCCCCACGCACCAATCAACGAATGTACCACCGCTGCACAGATGGAAACTTTGAGGATATCACTTCCCGCTTTTGGACACATCAGATAGGCAATAACCTATAA
- a CDS encoding YncE family protein produces MKHYFLTAAIMLLTTVGLLSCDKDSPDTPPAPAKTEMGFVHSVNIGDNTYVSVFKDMNVGSLNTDNALVFAKGAYTFVYKAKVYITDTERIYKYAQKEGKLVQEGNTILLPSGAAAMHITFASDHKAYVSCPGLGKVIIINPTTMEKVGEIDLAEYSLGKAAGDNNPEPAASIIRDGILYVALSQMKSTYVCEAGAYVALIDTKTDKPIKVVSDSRVSMASGESPAGDPFIDEKGDIYFYCVAMFGYQPGVKEGFLRIKKGQTDFDKSYCFTLADVDLVGVKGNKTSYAYMKVYGGNGKVYAYLNIPGAASNPPDYVHDKCFQPFEINLYNKSCTKLDLSATAGWAATLCKSGNDIIFGMSTDQGMGYSVYHPATATYETLKVKTSGAPYFVHELR; encoded by the coding sequence ATGAAACATTATTTCTTAACCGCAGCTATAATGCTGCTCACGACCGTCGGACTATTATCTTGCGACAAAGACTCACCTGACACACCGCCTGCACCGGCAAAGACGGAGATGGGTTTCGTCCATAGTGTTAACATCGGAGACAATACATACGTAAGTGTTTTCAAAGACATGAACGTTGGTTCGCTCAATACGGACAATGCTTTGGTGTTTGCCAAGGGTGCTTATACCTTCGTATATAAGGCGAAAGTGTATATAACCGACACCGAACGCATCTATAAATATGCCCAGAAAGAGGGAAAGTTAGTGCAGGAAGGGAATACTATCCTACTCCCAAGTGGGGCTGCAGCAATGCACATCACCTTCGCTTCCGACCATAAGGCATACGTCTCTTGTCCTGGTTTAGGAAAGGTGATCATCATCAATCCTACCACAATGGAGAAGGTTGGAGAGATTGATTTGGCGGAGTACTCCTTAGGGAAAGCCGCTGGTGATAATAATCCAGAGCCTGCCGCATCTATCATAAGAGACGGAATACTCTATGTGGCACTTAGTCAAATGAAGTCTACATACGTCTGTGAAGCAGGGGCTTACGTGGCTTTGATTGACACAAAAACCGATAAACCTATCAAAGTCGTTAGTGATTCTCGTGTCTCAATGGCCTCTGGTGAGTCGCCAGCTGGCGACCCTTTCATCGATGAGAAGGGTGATATCTATTTTTATTGTGTAGCGATGTTCGGCTATCAACCTGGTGTCAAGGAGGGATTTCTGCGTATTAAGAAAGGTCAGACTGACTTTGATAAATCCTACTGCTTCACCCTTGCGGATGTTGACTTAGTAGGAGTCAAAGGCAATAAAACCTCGTATGCTTACATGAAGGTGTATGGCGGCAACGGAAAGGTGTATGCTTACCTGAACATCCCAGGTGCTGCAAGTAATCCACCAGACTATGTTCACGATAAATGCTTCCAACCTTTCGAGATTAATCTCTACAATAAGAGCTGTACAAAGTTGGACCTCTCTGCCACAGCTGGGTGGGCTGCAACCCTCTGTAAGTCGGGTAATGACATCATCTTCGGTATGTCCACCGACCAAGGTATGGGCTATTCTGTCTATCATCCAGCCACTGCCACCTACGAGACTCTCAAGGTAAAAACCTCTGGTGCACCATATTTTGTGCATGAGTTGAGGTAG
- the atpD gene encoding F0F1 ATP synthase subunit beta — protein sequence MSQINGRISQIIGPVIDVYFDTKGENPEKVLPKIHDALRVKRANGQDLIIEVQQHIGEDTVRCVAMDNTDGLQRNLEVVPTGSPIVMPAGDQIKGRMMNVIGQPIDGMEPLSMEGAYPIHREPPKYEDLSTRKEMLQTGIKVIDLLEPYMKGGKIGLFGGAGVGKTVLIMELINNIAKGHNGYSVFAGVGERTREGNDLIRDMLESGVIRYGEKFRKAMDEGKWDLSLVDQEELQQSQATLVYGQMNEPPGARASVALSGLTVAEEFRDHGGKNGEAADIMFFIDNIFRFTQAGSEVSALLGRMPSAVGYQPTLASEMGTMQERITSTKHGSITSVQAVYVPADDLTDPAPATTFTHLDATTELSRKITELGIYPAVDPLGSTSRILDPLIVGKEHYECAQRVKQLLQHYNELQDIIAILGMDELSDEDKLVVNRARRVQRFLSQPFTVAEQFTGVKGVMVPIEDTIKGFNAILNGEVDDLPEQAFLNVGTIEDVKEKAKRLLEASK from the coding sequence ATGTCACAGATTAATGGGCGCATCTCCCAGATTATCGGTCCTGTTATCGATGTCTATTTTGATACCAAGGGAGAGAATCCTGAGAAGGTTCTGCCAAAGATTCATGATGCCCTACGCGTAAAACGTGCGAATGGGCAGGATTTGATTATCGAGGTACAGCAGCACATCGGTGAAGATACCGTGCGCTGTGTGGCTATGGATAATACAGACGGCCTGCAGCGTAACCTTGAGGTTGTACCAACAGGCAGTCCTATTGTCATGCCAGCTGGCGACCAGATTAAGGGTCGTATGATGAACGTTATCGGTCAGCCTATCGACGGTATGGAGCCACTGAGCATGGAAGGTGCTTATCCTATCCATCGTGAGCCTCCTAAGTATGAAGACCTCTCTACACGTAAAGAGATGCTTCAGACCGGTATTAAGGTCATCGACTTACTTGAGCCTTATATGAAGGGTGGTAAGATTGGACTCTTCGGTGGTGCTGGTGTAGGTAAGACGGTGCTTATCATGGAGTTGATTAACAACATCGCAAAGGGTCACAATGGTTACTCAGTATTTGCTGGTGTAGGTGAGCGTACTCGTGAGGGTAACGACTTGATTCGCGATATGTTGGAGTCAGGCGTTATTCGTTATGGCGAGAAGTTCCGCAAGGCAATGGATGAAGGCAAGTGGGACCTTTCACTTGTTGATCAGGAGGAGTTGCAGCAGTCGCAGGCAACACTTGTCTATGGACAGATGAATGAGCCACCTGGCGCACGTGCATCAGTGGCACTCTCAGGTCTGACTGTTGCTGAGGAGTTCCGCGATCACGGAGGTAAGAATGGTGAGGCAGCTGATATCATGTTCTTCATCGATAATATCTTCCGTTTCACACAGGCTGGTTCTGAGGTGTCAGCGTTGTTGGGTCGTATGCCATCAGCCGTAGGTTATCAGCCTACTTTGGCGAGTGAGATGGGTACGATGCAGGAGCGTATTACCTCTACAAAGCATGGTTCTATTACTTCAGTACAGGCGGTTTATGTGCCTGCTGACGACTTGACCGACCCTGCTCCAGCTACTACCTTTACCCACTTGGATGCAACAACAGAGTTAAGCCGTAAGATTACTGAGCTTGGTATCTATCCAGCGGTAGACCCATTGGGTAGTACCTCACGTATCCTTGACCCACTGATTGTTGGTAAGGAGCATTATGAGTGTGCTCAGAGAGTAAAGCAGTTGCTGCAGCATTATAACGAATTGCAGGATATCATCGCCATCTTGGGTATGGACGAGTTGTCAGACGAGGATAAGTTGGTTGTGAACCGTGCTCGTCGTGTACAGCGTTTCCTCTCTCAGCCATTTACTGTTGCTGAGCAGTTCACTGGTGTTAAGGGTGTTATGGTACCAATCGAGGATACTATCAAGGGCTTCAATGCTATCTTGAATGGTGAGGTTGACGACCTGCCAGAGCAGGCGTTCTTGAACGTTGGTACGATTGAGGATGTCAAGGAGAAGGCTAAGCGTCTTTTGGAGGCTTCTAAGTAA
- a CDS encoding YiiX/YebB-like N1pC/P60 family cysteine hydrolase translates to MKKFKTIIMLLLVAIALYAQRTPRVTNDLKEGDLIFQVSQSRQSPFIQLATNSPWSHCGVIVEKEGKLYVLEASNVVKVTPLKAWIDRGKMGRYKRRRVLNKPVKIKYAKYLGKRYDLAFKFNNDKYYCSELIYDIYKDQFGIQLVTPKPIKSYHIFGLGKLMKRRGMDPNQKVVAPCDLL, encoded by the coding sequence ATGAAAAAGTTTAAGACAATAATCATGTTGCTATTGGTTGCTATTGCGTTGTATGCGCAGCGAACTCCAAGAGTGACGAATGATCTTAAAGAAGGAGACTTAATCTTTCAAGTATCGCAAAGTCGTCAGTCACCTTTTATTCAATTAGCAACTAATTCTCCGTGGTCACATTGTGGTGTGATTGTAGAAAAGGAGGGAAAACTCTATGTGCTTGAAGCTTCTAATGTTGTCAAGGTCACTCCACTAAAAGCGTGGATTGATAGGGGTAAGATGGGAAGGTATAAGAGAAGACGAGTACTGAACAAACCTGTCAAAATTAAGTACGCTAAATACCTTGGTAAGCGTTATGATTTAGCCTTTAAGTTTAATAATGACAAGTATTATTGTTCAGAACTTATATACGACATCTATAAGGATCAGTTTGGTATTCAACTCGTTACGCCCAAGCCGATCAAGTCTTATCATATCTTCGGACTTGGTAAACTAATGAAAAGACGTGGTATGGACCCAAATCAGAAAGTCGTTGCTCCTTGTGACTTGTTATAG